DNA from Streptomyces sp. NBC_01476:
GGGCACCGGAAAGCCGCTGGTCGCGGCGGGGAGCATAGGCTCGTCCGGGCAGCTGGGCCGGCCGGCCACCGAGGAGGACCCGGCCCTTCCCGTCGGCGACGAGCACAAGGGCACCCTGCGGGTCCGCAATGTCGTGGAAACCGCCATCGTCGGCCTCGCTGAGCGGGGAGTGCGGTCGTCGGTCGTGCGGATCGCCAACATCGCGCACAGCACGACCGATCGTGCCGGCTTCCTCCCCACGCTGATCGCGCTCGCGAGGGAGAAGGGCTTCGCCGGCTACCCCGGAGACGGCTCGAACCTGTGGAACGCCGTGCACGCCCGCGATGCCGCCACTTTGTTCCGCCTGGCGCTGGAGAAGGGCCCGGCCGGCAGATACTGGCACGCGGTTGGGGACGGGGGCATCCCGCTCCGCGAGATCGCCGAGGCCATCGCCGGCCGCCTGGGCCTGCCCGCCGTGAGCGTTCCCGTAGACGAACTGATGGTGCCGGGATACTTCGGGTTCCTCGCGAACATCGTCACGCAGAGCTATCCGGCGTCCAACCTCATCACCCGCCGGGACCTCGGCTGGGAACCCGCTCAGCCCGGCCTGCTCGCCGATCTGGACAACGGCCAGTACTTCCCCGCCGGCTGACGGCAGGGACCCGGACCGCAACGAGTCCGGCACATGGCCAGGGTCCGGCGCTTCCGGAGGGACGCCGGGAAGACGGTGGGATTCATCGGAAGCGGACACATCGGCAGTACCGTCGCGCGGCTCGCCATCGAGGCCCGGCACCAGATCGTGCTCAGCAACTCACGCGGTCCCGAATCGCTCGCGGACGCGCTCGCGGAACTGGGGCCGCGGGCGTCCGCCGCGACGAGCGGGAGTGTTCCGGACCGGCTGGGTGCGTGGACAGGGAGTCCGCGGGATCCGTCAGTGACGCGGCCGCCGATGAAAGGCCGGCAGTCGCCACCCCGGCCACGGCGCCGGATCAAAGGTCGAGCTGGTAGGTGGGTGCCTCGGAGCTCAGCTGCGGGGCGGAAGCGAAGAGGTTGAGGCCCAGCGCGCCGGACAGGTAGTGGGTCGCCCGTTGTCCGCGGACGCTGTTGCCGGCCGGGTCCAGACCGGGGGAGAACACGGCCAGCCCGCCCTTGCCGGGAGCGACGGTCAGGATGCCGCCGGACACCCCGCTCTTGCCCGGCATGCCGATCTCGTAGAGCCAGTCGCCGCTGCGCTCGTACAGGCCGGAGGAGGCCAGCGCGGCCAGCGTGTCGCGGCACACCGCGGCGTCGACGACCTGGTCGCCGGTGAGGGGATTGACCCCGCCGGCGGCGAGGGTGGCCCCCATGACGGCCAGGTCGCGGGTGGTCACCGAGAGGGAGCACTGCTTGGTGTAGACATCCGTGGTCTCGATCGGATCCCAGCCGAGGCGCCCGTAACTGTCGAGCAGCCGGGCGATCGACTCGTTGCGCTGGTTGGAGGCCGCCTCCGACGCGTACACCCGCATGTCCAGGTCGAGTTCACGGCCGGCGAACCGGGACAGTCCGCGGTGGACGAAGTCCCAGCGCTCGGCGGCGTCCGCTCCCGGGACCAGGCTCGTGGTGGCGAGTGCGCCGGCGTTGACCATCGGATTCATCGGGCTGCCGTGATTGAGCTCGATGGCCAGGATGGAGTTGAACGGCAGGCCGGTGTTGT
Protein-coding regions in this window:
- a CDS encoding SDR family oxidoreductase, whose product is MRVFVTGGTGHFGSYIIPELIAAGHEVTGLARSDTAAAAVSALGAKVRRGDLQDLEGLMEAAADSDGVIHVAHRQDLLPFGGMDAVSAAELPVMLAYGEALAGTGKPLVAAGSIGSSGQLGRPATEEDPALPVGDEHKGTLRVRNVVETAIVGLAERGVRSSVVRIANIAHSTTDRAGFLPTLIALAREKGFAGYPGDGSNLWNAVHARDAATLFRLALEKGPAGRYWHAVGDGGIPLREIAEAIAGRLGLPAVSVPVDELMVPGYFGFLANIVTQSYPASNLITRRDLGWEPAQPGLLADLDNGQYFPAG
- a CDS encoding NAD(P)-binding domain-containing protein, which produces MARVRRFRRDAGKTVGFIGSGHIGSTVARLAIEARHQIVLSNSRGPESLADALAELGPRASAATSGSVPDRLGAWTGSPRDPSVTRPPMKGRQSPPRPRRRIKGRAGRWVPRSSAAGRKRRG
- the glsA gene encoding glutaminase A, which codes for MGDVIHDPGDSAGPVHEAAAVSTGSLPGAEAVDAALAAAYARFRDDTSGRVADYIPALAETDPSLFGLSVADGHGSVREAGDAGHPFSIQSISKAFVFALVDQALGRESVRQRVGVNNTGLPFNSILAIELNHGSPMNPMVNAGALATTSLVPGADAAERWDFVHRGLSRFAGRELDLDMRVYASEAASNQRNESIARLLDSYGRLGWDPIETTDVYTKQCSLSVTTRDLAVMGATLAAGGVNPLTGDQVVDAAVCRDTLAALASSGLYERSGDWLYEIGMPGKSGVSGGILTVAPGKGGLAVFSPGLDPAGNSVRGQRATHYLSGALGLNLFASAPQLSSEAPTYQLDL